The DNA segment GGCGATGACGATGCCGACAACGCCGGCCGTGCCGACGATGCCGACGACGCGGCCCCGCCGCGCCGGCTGCTGTTCATCGCGCCCCGCGACCAGTGGGAGATGCTCGACGACTGGGGCGGCCAGCTGGGACTGAAGGGCAGCGGGTCGCACAGCATCCGGATCTCCGGCGGCCGCATCCCCGAACACTTCGGCATCGAGGTGAACTTCGAGGAGATCTCGGTGACCGACGGCACCCCGGGCCGCGAGTTGCACGAGCACCCGCAGTACGGCGGCGCGCCGGCCAGCTCGATGGCCCTGGAAGGCGCGCACATCGCGGTCGGCATGTGCCAGGGCGCGCTCGACGCCTACACCGAGCTGATGTTCAGCCGCACAACGATCCTGCCACCGTTCGCACCCCGCGCTCAGGACCCTGACTATCAGCTCTGGTACGGCAAGGCCAGCGGCATGATCGACGCCGCCGAGACCCTGGTGCTCGCGGCCTCGCGGCGCTGGCACGAGCTGTCCGAGCAGCCGGTCGGGGCGTTCACGGCGGAGGAGGACCTGCGGGTCGCGATCACCTGCCGGGAGGCCACCGAACTGGCCTGGCGGGCCGTCGACGAGATCCTCCAGCCGACCGCCGGCAGCCCGGCCGTCCGCGAGGGGACGCGCCTGGAACGCGTCTGGCGCGACCTGTCCACCGGCCGTACGCACGCCAGCTCCGCCGTGCTGCTCACCACCGTGGCCAACCGCGGATACGCGCAACTGAAGCTGCACAGGAGGTAGACGTGGACGACGATCCGCTTTTCGTCATAGATCCGGCCGGCACCGACATCCACGGCGAGGGGGCCCGGCTGCGGGCCCGCGGACCGATCACCCGGGTGCTTTTGCCCGGGGGCGTCGAGGCCTGGTCGGTGACCGGCTACCACGCCGCCCGGCAGGTCCTGGCGGACGACAGGTTCGCCAAGAACGCCCGGGAGCACTGGCCGGCCTACGCCGAGGGCACCCTCGGCCCGGACTTCCCGCTGATCGCCTGGGCCCGGATGGACAACATGTCCACCGCCGACGGCGAGGCGCACTCGCGCCAGCGCAAAGTCGTCGTCGGCGCGTTCAGCCCGCAGCGGATCGCCATGCTGCGGCCGCGGGTCGAGCAGGTCGTCGCGCGGGCGCTGGACGAGCTGGCCGAGTACGCGGCCGAGCGGCCCGGCGAGCCGGTGGACCTCAAGCTGCGGTACGCGCATCTGGTGTCCTCGCGCGTGATCGGCGAGCTGCTCGGCGTGCCCGACGGCGACCCGGACGGCGTCCTGGACCGAGCCGGATACGTCGAGCCGAACCCGCAGAAGGCCCGCGCGGAGTTCATGGCGTTGCAGGGCAAGATCCAGACTCTGGTCGCGGCGAAGCGCCGGGAGCCGGGGGAGGACTTGATCAGCGACCTGATCGAGGCGCTGCCGGGCGGGTGCCCGGTGGCCCACACCGGCGCCGCCGCGGAGTCAGACGCCGAGCTCGTCGGCCTGGCCCAGCTGGTGATCAACACCGGCGCCGAACCGGCCCGGAACCTCATCGTCAACGCGGTCCTGGCGCTGCTCGCCCACCCCGACCAGCGTGCCCTGGCAGTGGACGGCGATGTGGACTGGGACGACGTGGTGGAGGAGACGCTGCGCGCCGACGCGCCGGTCGCTCACATCCCGTTCCGGTACGCGACACAGGACATTGAGATCGCCGGCGTGACCATCGCCAAGGGCGACCCCGTGATCGTCGGCTACGCCGCGACCGGCCGCGACCCCGACCTGTACGGCGCCGACGCGGGGGATTTCGACGCCCGGCGCGCGGACAAGCGGCACGTGGCGTTCGGTCACGGCGTGCACCGCTGCGTCGGTCCCGCTCTGACCCGGATGGAAGTGCGCATCGCGGTGGAGGCGCTGTTCGCGCGCTTCCCCGGCCTGCGGCTGGCCGTGGAGCCGGACGACCTGGCGAGTCAGGGCACGTTCATCATGAACGGCCGTGCAGAGCTTCCGGTCCATCTCCGTACCCCTGAACCTCCTACTTCCCGCAAGGAGCAGTGACATGACCACTCAGCAGCAGCCGGCCACCGCCGACGTCGCCCAGCGGCTCGCCGCCATCTGGACCGACGTCCTGGGCCCGGGCTCCGACCGGCCCGGCGCCACGTTCTTCGAACTCAACGGCCAGTCCATCGCCGCGGTGCGGATCGCGGCGGCGGTCGAGGAGCAACTGGGCGTCACCCTCGACATCGGCGACCTGTTCGAGGACCCGGACCTGGAGACCCTCACCCGGGACATCCAGGCCCGCGCGGGCATCCGGACCCGCGAGGGGTGAGCCCGATGGCCGCACCCACCCTGACCCACATCACCCCCGCCACCGCGCTCGACGACGTCGTGGAGGTCCTGGACCGCGACGGGGCGGTGATCGTCGAGGACTTCGCCGACGCCGTGACGCTCGCCGCGCTCCGGTCGGACCTCGCACCCGGCCTGGAGACGGCCGGCTACAGCGAGAGCGGCTACGACGGGCAGAAGACCAAGCGGCTCTCCAGCCTGTTCCAGCACTCGCCGGGCCCGATGACCGGCGTGGTCCTGCAGCCGCAGTTCCTCGGCGCGGCCCGGCGCCTGCTGCAGCAGCCCGCGCACATGTGGATCGGCAAGGTCCGGATGGAGGTGACCCCGAGCATCCAGGTCAGCTTCACCCAGGCGATCAGGATCGATCCGGGCCAGGGCCGCCAGCCGCTGCACCGGGACGACGCCATGCACCTGTGGCGGCACCCGGGGCCGCCGTGCCGGCTGCAGCTGATGCTGGCGCTGACCGAGTTCACCGCGGCCAACGGCGCGACCCTGGTCATCCCCGGCAGCCACCACTGGGACGACGAGCGGGCCCCGGCGTACGCCGAGACCGTCCCGGCGGTCATGCCCGCCGGCTCGGCGCTGATCTGGCCGGGCGGGGTCTACCACGGCGGCGGCGCCAACACCACGGACGTGCCGCGCTACAGCCTGTCCCTCGCGCTGGACCTGGGCAACCTGCGGCAGGAGGAGAATCAGTACCTTGCGGTCTCCCGGGAGACCGTGCAGACCCTGCCCGAGGAAGTACAGCGCCTGCTCGGCTGGGAACGCTGCCCTCCCGGCCTCGGCCAGGTCGAGACGCAGGACCCGCTTCTGCTGCTGGAGCGGACGCACGAGGAGCTCTCCAGCAGGCCGCGCGGCGCGAATCCGTTGATGTAGCGGACGTGGCGTCGACAGCAGCCGGTGCGTTTCGCGGATGCGGACGCATCGGCTGCGGCTTCGGCTCAACCCCGCACCCTGGAAGATGCACGCCCGGCCGGGCGGCCCGCAGACTCCACTCCCGTAGACCCGCTGTGGCTCTCTCCCGACCCCTCATCGACGAGGCAGGTATCCATGACAGAGGCAATGGCACAACGTCCGGCCAGGCTTCCTTCCCTCACCGCCTTGCGATTCGTCGCCGCTTTTCTGGTCTTCACCTACCATCTGACCTATTTGAGTGTCTTCCGTGACACCCGGCTGGAGAAGCACTACGACTTCATCACCAACAGCGCCGGCACGATGGGCGTCGGGTTCTTCTTCGTGCTCAGCGGGTTCGTCCTGACCTGGGTCGCGAGGCCGACCGACTCGAAGGGCCAGTTCTGGCGCCGGCGGTTCTTCAAGATCTTCCCGAACCACGCCGTGATCTGGCTGGTCATCCTCGTCATGCTGGTGGTGTCGGGGACCAAGACCATGGTCGAGCCGGCGATCGCCAACCTCTTCCTGGTGAACTCCTGGGCGCCGAGCATGAACAACCTGCTCTACGCGGTCAACGGGGTCACCTGGTCGCTGTCCGCGGAGATCGTGTTCTATCTGTTGTTCCCGTTCCTGGTCCTGGCCGCCGCGAAGATCCGAGAGGACCGGCTCTGGTACTGGGTCATCGGGGTGGCGGCGCTGTCGTTGTCGGTTCCGTTGCTGGCGAAGGCTTTCGTGCCGGACTCGCCGATGTTCCCGGGGTACACCCAGTTCTCCTGGCCGCAGATGTGGTTCGTCTACCAGTTCCCGCTGGTGCGCTGCCTGGAGTTCGTCGTCGGCATCCTGTTCGCGCGCATCGTCATCAGCGGGCGGTTCATCCGGCTCGGCCTGGGCCCGGCGGTGCTCATGGTCGCGGTGCTCTATGTGCCGTCATTGTGGCTGCCCCAGCTGTGGGTGTTCGCGGCGACGTACAGCTTCCCGCTCGGGTTGCTGGTCTCGGCGGCCGCCACGAGTGACATCGCCGGTCGCAGGACGGTGCTGACGCATCGTGTGCCCGTCTTCCTGGGCGAGATCTCGTATGCGTTCTTCCTCATCCATCTCAACGTGCTGCACACGGTGCAGGCGGCGTTCAAGGGGGAGTGGATGGGATACGGCGACTACGACCTGACGGCGTGGAGCACGCCGGTGGCGGTGCTGTTCCTGCTGGCCTGTCTGGCCATCAGCATCTTCCTGGCCTGGCTGCTCTACCGGTTCGTCGAGATGTCGGTGATGCGCAAGTGGTCTCGGCCCCGGTCACGGCGGCCGGTGCCCGCGCTGGAGACCGAGGCCAGCGCCCCGGCGACCGCGGGCTGAGGCGGCGAACCGCTGAGCCGGACGGCGTTCCGCCCGGTACCCGATGCGGGGCGGGTACCGGGCGGAACTTCCATCAGGACTCGGTCACCATGGGGCGTTCGGCGACCGGATCCGGCTCGGGGGACTCGGTGGGGCCGGCCGTGGACTCGGCCGGCGCGGACGCCTTCTGGCGCAGCGTCATCCACGCGAAGGCGAAGACGATCGCGATGATCGCGATGCCGCTGTAGGCCACGATGTCGAGGCCGTCGGTGAAGGCGTCGCGGGCCTTGCTCAGCAACGGCTGGGCCTGGCCGGCCGGGAGTTTGGCGGCGGCGGAGACCGCGTCGGCCAGCGTCTGCCGGGCCCCGGCGACCGTCGAGCCGGACATGCTCGACTGGTAGACCGCGGCGCCGACGCTGCCGAGCAGGGCCAGCCCCAGGGTCGAGCCGAAGACGTTGCTGGTCTCCGACATCGACGCGGCCGAGCCGGCCTTCTCCGGCGGGGCCGACCCGACGACCAGGCTGGTGCCGAGCACGAACAGCGGCCCGATGCCCAGGGCCACCAGCGCCACGCTCAGCGCCACCAGGCCCGCGCTGCTGGTGCTGCGCACCGTGCTGAGCAGGATCAGGCCCACGAAGGCCAGGACGAGGCCGCCGAGGATCGCGGTGCTCTGCTGGATCTTCTGGACGAGCACCGGGGTGACCAGGACGCCGATCGCGATGCCCAGGCCCGTCGGGGCCTGCCACAGCCCGGCCTTGGCCGGTTCCATCCCGAGCACGCTCTGGATGAACTGGCTGGTCATCAGCCCCAGGCCGGCCAGCGTCCCGGAGGCCAGCAGCATGGCCAACAGCGAGCTGCTGAACTTGAGGTTGCGGAACAGCCGCAGGTCGAGCAGCGGGTTGGGCAGGCGCAGCTGCCGGCGGGTGAACAGCATGGCGAACACGACGCCGACGACGATGGCCAGCGCCGACACCAGCGGCGAGCTGTTCTGCCCGGCGGCCAGCTGCTTGATGCCGTAGATCACCGGCAGGATCGCGGCCAGCGAGAGCACCACGCTGATCAGGTCCAGGCGCTTGGCGTTGGCGTCCTTGTACTCCGGCAGCAGGATCGGCCCGACGATCAGCAGCAACAGCATGACCGGCGTCCCGAGCAGGAACACCGAACCCCACCAGAAGTGCTGCAACAGCACCCCGCCGATGACCGGCCCGAGCGCCGCCCCGCCGAAACTGCAGAACGCCCACAGCGAGATGGCGGTCCCCATCTGCTTGGGGTTCCGGAACATGTTGCTGATCAGCGCCAGCGTCGAGGGCGAAAGCGTGGCCCCCGCGACACCCAGCAGAGCACGCGCGATGATGAGCATCATCGGACTGGTCGAGAACGCCGCCAGCAACGACGCGGCGAAGAACCCGCCGGCCCCGATCATGAGCAGCTTGCGCCGCCCGATCCGGTCACCGAGCGTCCCCATGGTGATCAGGAACCCGGCGAGCATGAACCCGTAGATGTCGGTGATCCACAGCTGCTCGGTCCCGGTCGCGTGCAGGTCGGCGCTCAGATGCGGCAACGCCAGGAACAGGCCGCCGATGTCGAAGGCGACCAACAGCGTGGGCAGCGCCAGTGCGGCCAGGCCGAGCCACTCCCGGCGCCCGGCCAGGGGGGCCTCGGGCTGGGTCGTGTCACTGTCACTCATGGCAGATCCTTTCTCGCTAACCACAGTGGTGGCACCCCGCGCGTGGCGCCTTTGACTGGTGGTCGGAGCGGATCTGGGGAAAGCGACATGGGTGCCGATATGTCAGCCGCGCACCTTGCCGAACGCCGCGACGACATAGCCCACCCGGCCCGCGCTGATCTCGAAGAACCCGGCGAGGCCGCCCTCCAGCCCCTCGTACGCCTCGGTCCCGAACTGCGCGACGACGCGCTCGCGGATCCCGCGCGCGGCCTCGATGTACTTCGGCCCCATGCCGAACACGCGCGGGCCGCACTGTGTGTACTCCTCGACCGCGAAGCCGGCCTTGGCGAACGCCTCGATCCAGCCCTGCATGGTGAGCACGTTGCCCAGGCCGAGGTTGCCGAAGAACTCCTCGACCTCGAGCCCGGCCGCCTCGGACTCCAGCGTGTACTCGACCAGCCCCACCCGGCCGCCGGGCCGCAGCACCCGGTGCAACTCGCGCAGCGCCTGGTCCAGGTCCGGTGCGTGGACGAGCGACTCCATCGCCAGCACCGCGTCGAAGGAGGCGTCGGGGAAGGGCAGCGCCATGAAGTCCGCCCGCTGGTAGCGCACCTGCTCCTGCATCCGGGCCTCGGCGGCCCGCTTCGTCGCGGCGTCCACCTCCGCCTGGCTCACCGTGACGCCGGTGACGTGCGCGCCGGTGGCCTCGGCCACGTCCAGGGCGGGCAGCCCGAGGCCGCAGCCGGCGTCCAGGACGCGCTCGCCGGGCCGCAGCCCGAGCGCGTCGACCACCTTGCGGGTGATGCGCCGGGACGCCTCCCGCAGCGGCGTGGTGTCCTCCCGGCCGTACCAGTACGCCAGGTGCACCTGCCCCTCGTTCATGACATCGGTGATGGAGGCCGACTGGTCGTACCGGCGGCCCATCTCGTCGGGTCCGATCGCTGTGTTCGCCACGAGCATCACCGTAGCCCGGCATATCAGGGTCCTTCTTCTCCCTGCTTGCGGGACCTGATGTCCCCCGCGTTCTCGGCGACCTCTCCATGCGCCGAGCCGCGCAGGGTGGTCACGACCTCGAGCCAGGACGCGTCCAGGGCCGCGCTGGCCGCGCTGGCCGCGACGAGCCCGGCGATCTGCACGGCCACCAGCCCGCCCGCCAGATCGCCGCGATCGGCCAACGTGCGGGCGGCGGCCAGGAGCCCGGCCGGCGGCCGCGGCGGCTGCCGGTCGGCGATCTGCTCCCGCAGGCTGTTCTCGGACAGGCCGGCGAGAAAGGGACGCCCCGCCAGCAGGTCCGCCCCGAACCGCGCCACCAGTTGCCGGTACACGTCGAACGCCCACGCCTGCAAACCCGGCGAAGTCTGATGCCGCAGCGTCCGGCCGGCCAGGATTCTGAGGGACCGCCGCGTGGACTCCGAGCAGTCGTGCGCCTCGATCACGACCGTCGTCAGCCGCGCCAGCACCGGGACCCAGTCCTCGCCGAACACCGCGACCGGCAGCTTGCCGAGCGCCTCCAGGAAGCTGCCGCGCACCGGATCCGGCTCGTTCAGCACGCGCGTGACCAGCGCCTCGACCTGCCGCAGCACCTCCGCCGCCGGCGCGGTCCGCGCCACGCGTTCCAGCAGCAGCGACCGGGCCGACCTCCGGACCGTCGAGGTGCTCGACCCGGCCGCCTCGGTCAGCACCGCGACCGCCTCGGCGACGGGCAGATACGACGCCAGCGTCAGCTCGACCGTCTCGGCCTGGGAACGCCCCCGGACCGGGTGCCACTGCGACCGGTGCCACTCCAGCATCCGCCGGGCCTCGGCCGCGGCGCGCGCCGGCGGCAGCACGTCGAGCAGCGGCTCGGCCCACATCGGTTGGAGCTCCGGCGCCGCCGCGACGAACGCGTCGACCAGGCCTTCGCGCCGCGCCGTCGGCAGGTGTCCCAGCACCGCCCACAGCGTGTAGACGTCGCCGTCCACGTAGGCCATGATCCCGGCGTCGTCCAGGGCTTCCACGGCCTGGTAGTGCAGCCGGTTCGTTCGCGGGCGCTCGTCGGAGGCCACCAGAGTCCAGGCGCCCATCGGGTCGGCCTTCACCAGCGCGGTCATCGCGCGGGCCGGGAGATGAAGCCCGTAGCGCGTGTCCTGAGTCTCCAGGAACGCGATAGTCCGTTCCGGCAGCGACTCCGCCAGGATGGTGAGGACGGTCTCCCACCGCCGCCAGAACGCGTAGCCGAGGCCGAGCGCCGGATCGCCGCTCTCGATGTGGGCCAGCACGGCCTCCGGATGCCTCCGCGCCAGTGTGGTCCACGACCCCACCGCGTGCGCCAGTCCCGGTAGTTGGTCCGCCGCCACCCTCGCCGAGCAGGCCGGCAGCAGAGCCGCGGCCTCGCCGTCGCCCCACTGCCGGTGCACCGACGGCTGCAGCCGGTCGGCCAGCGCGGTCCGCCGAGCGTCGAGCAGGGTCCGGTAGAAGGCCCGACGCAGCTCGAGCGAGGCGTCCGTCAGGACCGCCGCCGCGGCGTCGTCGGACACCGGGAGCGTCCTGACCGCCCGCAACGCGGCCCGCCTGAGAGCGAGGTCGTCTCCCCGCAGTGCTTCCTCGATCACCGGGAAGTCCCGGTCGATCATGGCTTGGTGCGACGCCTCCCGGCGTTCTGCCTGGATCATGCGCCGGCGGTGCCGTCGACCTTCCGTATGTTCTTCCGCGTGTTCATGGTCGCGATGGTCGCAGCAGCGTCGTCCGCGCCGCAACGGAATTGCCGCGGAGCCGGGCGCGCTCGTTTGGCGCAACCTACGCTGCTGGGGTCGCGGCACCAGGCGCATCATTGGATCTGTGGGATTCGACGCCTGACCAGGTTCCCCCACTCAGCGACGCAACGCGGGTCGTTGAGTCCACGCGGCGTGCCCGCGCGACTCGCGGCCTGATCGCCGTCTTCCTGCTGCTCTCGGCTGTGTCATTCGCCGCCTATGAGCTCCTGCCGTCCGGGCAGTTGCTGTGGTGGACGGTGCTGGGCATGACCTCCGTCGCGGCTGTGGTGGTCGGGATCGTGCGTTACCGGCCCCGTCCGGTCCTGCCTTGGGTGCTGGTGGCCGGCGCGCTGCTGCTGGAGTCCATCGGCGACGTGGTGTACCAGGCGCTGGGCGGCAATGTGGGCGGCGGCGGCCCGTTCCCGAGCGCGGCTGACGCGATCTATCTGGGCGTCTATCCGCTCGCGGTCTTCGCCCTGCTGGGCTTCGTCCTGCGGGACAAACCGGAGTACCGCCAGGGAACGCTGCTCGACGTGCTCATCGTGGCCATCGGCCTGGGAGCGCTGTCCTGGAGCATCTTCGTCATCCCGTCCGGGCATCTGGCGTACGAGTCGATGCTGAACAACACCGTCCTCATCACCTACCTGCTCGGCGACGCCCTGGTGCTGGCCCTGGCGCTGCAACTCCCCCTCGCCGGACGGCTGCGCGCGGCCCCGGTCCCGCTGCTGCTGCTCGGCGCGCTCGGGATGTTGTACTCCGACGAGTACTTCGCGGTCGCCGAACTGCATCCGACCTGGTCGGTGCCCGGCGAGATTCTCGGCTATGCGGCGTTCTATGTGGCGTGGGGTCTGGCGGCGCTGATGCCGTCGATGGCGCAGTTGGTGCGGCCGCTGAGCGGCCGGCCGTGGGCCCTGGTCGCGCCGCGTACCTGGGTCGCGCTGCTGTGCTCGGCGGCGCTGGTCAGCCCGGTGCTCCTGCTCGTCACCGCCTACCGCGCCGATCCCGCCGACACGCTCGTGCTCGCCGGCTGCTGCGTCGTGCTGTTCCTGCTGGTCTTCGCCCGGCTGGTCCAGGCGATGCGCGCCTGGCAGGCGAACGCGCTGCGCGGCGAGACGCAGGCCTACCTGCACACGCTGATCGCGGACGCGCAGGACGCCGTCATCGTGGTCTCGCCGAAGGGCCGCGTGAGCTTCTCCAGCCCCTCGGCGAAGCAGCTGTTCGGCGACCGGCTGCAGGAGGGCTCGGTGGCCGGCCTGTTCTCCGAGCCGGACCAGGCGCTGGTCGCCCGGTGCTTCGACCAGCTCGGCGACCCGCAGGCCGCCCCGGACTGGCCCGGCGCGGTCCGGGTCCAGACCGGCGACGGCCGGATCGTGCTTGCCGAGGCCCGGTGGAGCGACCTGCGGGCGGACCCGACCGTGGCCGGGATCGTGCTGACGCTGCGCGACGTGACCGAGGAGCGCCGGCTGGAGGAGGAACTGCGCCGGCAGGCGCTCACCGATCCGCTGACCGGCCTGATGAACCGGCAGGGACTGCGGCTCCTGATGCAGGAGGACCGCGACCCGGCCTCAGGCCGCATGGGCGCCGCGGGCCTGCTCATGGTCGACCTGGACGACTTCAAGGAGATCAACGACACCCTCGGGCACCCGATCGGCGACGAGGTGCTGGTCGCGGTCGCCGAGCGGCTGACGGCGAACGTCCGCGAGGAGGACGCCGTGGCCCGCTTCGGCGGCGACGAGTTCGCCGTCCTGATGGCACACGACCCGGAGCGAGCCGGCGTGGAGCGCGCCGGTCCGGAGCGCGCCGGTCTGGAGCGCACCGGCCTGGAGGCGATCGCGCAGCGCGTGCTCGACGCCTTCGACGAGCCGGTGGAGTCCAACGCCGGGCCGCTGCGGGTGACCGCGAGCCTGGGACTCGCGGTGCTCGGCGAGACGGAGGGGTCCGGCTCCGGCTCCGGCTCCGGTTTCGGTGCCGGGGACGGTGCCTGGGACGGTGCCGGCGGCGGTGCCGGCGGCGGTGCCGGCGGCGGTGCCGGCGGCGGCGAACCAAACCCCGACGCGGATGAGGACCCTGATTCCGAACCCGACGCCCTGATGCGCGCCGCCGACCTGGCCCTGTACGCGGCGAAAGCCGAGGGCAAGGCCCGCTGGCGCCGCTACCACGCGGCCCTGCTCGACCAGGCCGTCCGCCGCGCCGAACTGCGCTCAGCCCTCGACGACGCGCTCGCCCTGGGTTCGCTCGCGGTCTTCTACCAGCCCGTCGTCCACCTCCACACCCGCCGCATCGCCGGCTTCGAAGCCCTGGCCCGCTGGCCGCACCCGACCCTGGGCCTGCTCGGCCCCGACGTGTTCATCCCGCTCGCCGAGGAGACCGGCCAGATCCGCGAGCTGGGCGGCCAGATGCTCCGCATGGCGGTGAAGCAGGCCGTCACCTGGAGCGCCCCGTCCGGCGGCGAGGGCTGCTTCATCGGGATCAACGTCTCGGTCCACCAACTCCGCGGCGAGGGCTTCGTCGAGGCGGTCCGCGACGTCCTCGCCGAGACCGGCATCGACCCCCGCTACGTGGTTCTCGAAGTGACCGAGACAGCACTGCTGGACCACGAGGACGTCGGCGTCCGCGAGCGCCTGCAAGACCTGCGCGCCCTCGGCGTGGCGATAGCCCTGGACGACTTCGGCACCGGCTACGCCTCGCTGATCTCCCTGCACGACATGCCGATCGACATCATCAAGATCGACAAGTCCTTCACCAGCCGCCTCACCACCTCCGACCGCATGCGCCGCCTGGTCCGCGGCCTGCTGACCATCAGCGACACCCTCGACATCAGCACCATCGCCGAAGGCATCGAGGGCTGGGACCAACACCGGCGCCTGCTGGAACTCGGCGTCCGCGCGGGCCAGGGCTACCTGTACTCCCGCCCGCTGGCCGCCGGCGCCGCGTCGGCGCTGTGGGCCGAGCAGCGGCCGCTTCCGCTGGATCACGGGAAGCGCTGAGC comes from the Catenulispora sp. MAP5-51 genome and includes:
- a CDS encoding class I SAM-dependent methyltransferase, which translates into the protein MANTAIGPDEMGRRYDQSASITDVMNEGQVHLAYWYGREDTTPLREASRRITRKVVDALGLRPGERVLDAGCGLGLPALDVAEATGAHVTGVTVSQAEVDAATKRAAEARMQEQVRYQRADFMALPFPDASFDAVLAMESLVHAPDLDQALRELHRVLRPGGRVGLVEYTLESEAAGLEVEEFFGNLGLGNVLTMQGWIEAFAKAGFAVEEYTQCGPRVFGMGPKYIEAARGIRERVVAQFGTEAYEGLEGGLAGFFEISAGRVGYVVAAFGKVRG
- a CDS encoding putative bifunctional diguanylate cyclase/phosphodiesterase, with amino-acid sequence MSFAAYELLPSGQLLWWTVLGMTSVAAVVVGIVRYRPRPVLPWVLVAGALLLESIGDVVYQALGGNVGGGGPFPSAADAIYLGVYPLAVFALLGFVLRDKPEYRQGTLLDVLIVAIGLGALSWSIFVIPSGHLAYESMLNNTVLITYLLGDALVLALALQLPLAGRLRAAPVPLLLLGALGMLYSDEYFAVAELHPTWSVPGEILGYAAFYVAWGLAALMPSMAQLVRPLSGRPWALVAPRTWVALLCSAALVSPVLLLVTAYRADPADTLVLAGCCVVLFLLVFARLVQAMRAWQANALRGETQAYLHTLIADAQDAVIVVSPKGRVSFSSPSAKQLFGDRLQEGSVAGLFSEPDQALVARCFDQLGDPQAAPDWPGAVRVQTGDGRIVLAEARWSDLRADPTVAGIVLTLRDVTEERRLEEELRRQALTDPLTGLMNRQGLRLLMQEDRDPASGRMGAAGLLMVDLDDFKEINDTLGHPIGDEVLVAVAERLTANVREEDAVARFGGDEFAVLMAHDPERAGVERAGPERAGLERTGLEAIAQRVLDAFDEPVESNAGPLRVTASLGLAVLGETEGSGSGSGSGFGAGDGAWDGAGGGAGGGAGGGAGGGEPNPDADEDPDSEPDALMRAADLALYAAKAEGKARWRRYHAALLDQAVRRAELRSALDDALALGSLAVFYQPVVHLHTRRIAGFEALARWPHPTLGLLGPDVFIPLAEETGQIRELGGQMLRMAVKQAVTWSAPSGGEGCFIGINVSVHQLRGEGFVEAVRDVLAETGIDPRYVVLEVTETALLDHEDVGVRERLQDLRALGVAIALDDFGTGYASLISLHDMPIDIIKIDKSFTSRLTTSDRMRRLVRGLLTISDTLDISTIAEGIEGWDQHRRLLELGVRAGQGYLYSRPLAAGAASALWAEQRPLPLDHGKR
- a CDS encoding MFS transporter — encoded protein: MSDSDTTQPEAPLAGRREWLGLAALALPTLLVAFDIGGLFLALPHLSADLHATGTEQLWITDIYGFMLAGFLITMGTLGDRIGRRKLLMIGAGGFFAASLLAAFSTSPMMLIIARALLGVAGATLSPSTLALISNMFRNPKQMGTAISLWAFCSFGGAALGPVIGGVLLQHFWWGSVFLLGTPVMLLLLIVGPILLPEYKDANAKRLDLISVVLSLAAILPVIYGIKQLAAGQNSSPLVSALAIVVGVVFAMLFTRRQLRLPNPLLDLRLFRNLKFSSSLLAMLLASGTLAGLGLMTSQFIQSVLGMEPAKAGLWQAPTGLGIAIGVLVTPVLVQKIQQSTAILGGLVLAFVGLILLSTVRSTSSAGLVALSVALVALGIGPLFVLGTSLVVGSAPPEKAGSAASMSETSNVFGSTLGLALLGSVGAAVYQSSMSGSTVAGARQTLADAVSAAAKLPAGQAQPLLSKARDAFTDGLDIVAYSGIAIIAIVFAFAWMTLRQKASAPAESTAGPTESPEPDPVAERPMVTES
- a CDS encoding acyltransferase family protein translates to MSVFRDTRLEKHYDFITNSAGTMGVGFFFVLSGFVLTWVARPTDSKGQFWRRRFFKIFPNHAVIWLVILVMLVVSGTKTMVEPAIANLFLVNSWAPSMNNLLYAVNGVTWSLSAEIVFYLLFPFLVLAAAKIREDRLWYWVIGVAALSLSVPLLAKAFVPDSPMFPGYTQFSWPQMWFVYQFPLVRCLEFVVGILFARIVISGRFIRLGLGPAVLMVAVLYVPSLWLPQLWVFAATYSFPLGLLVSAAATSDIAGRRTVLTHRVPVFLGEISYAFFLIHLNVLHTVQAAFKGEWMGYGDYDLTAWSTPVAVLFLLACLAISIFLAWLLYRFVEMSVMRKWSRPRSRRPVPALETEASAPATAG
- a CDS encoding phytanoyl-CoA dioxygenase family protein; the protein is MAAPTLTHITPATALDDVVEVLDRDGAVIVEDFADAVTLAALRSDLAPGLETAGYSESGYDGQKTKRLSSLFQHSPGPMTGVVLQPQFLGAARRLLQQPAHMWIGKVRMEVTPSIQVSFTQAIRIDPGQGRQPLHRDDAMHLWRHPGPPCRLQLMLALTEFTAANGATLVIPGSHHWDDERAPAYAETVPAVMPAGSALIWPGGVYHGGGANTTDVPRYSLSLALDLGNLRQEENQYLAVSRETVQTLPEEVQRLLGWERCPPGLGQVETQDPLLLLERTHEELSSRPRGANPLM
- a CDS encoding acyl-CoA dehydrogenase family protein; amino-acid sequence: MTTTENAVRAAAAPSESEVTPALLIERAEAMVPGLVARQHETERRTYYAEDTHQAFRDAGFYRVTVPKRYGGYEFSFDTFLQIAMILTRACASTGWMYCLGAAHSLFAGSMFGEKAQAEIFGAGDFIAPLVNAPYGTARRAEDGGWILDGVWRYCSGAPYATHLIGNTVIVGDDDADNAGRADDADDAAPPRRLLFIAPRDQWEMLDDWGGQLGLKGSGSHSIRISGGRIPEHFGIEVNFEEISVTDGTPGRELHEHPQYGGAPASSMALEGAHIAVGMCQGALDAYTELMFSRTTILPPFAPRAQDPDYQLWYGKASGMIDAAETLVLAASRRWHELSEQPVGAFTAEEDLRVAITCREATELAWRAVDEILQPTAGSPAVREGTRLERVWRDLSTGRTHASSAVLLTTVANRGYAQLKLHRR
- a CDS encoding cytochrome P450, encoding MDDDPLFVIDPAGTDIHGEGARLRARGPITRVLLPGGVEAWSVTGYHAARQVLADDRFAKNAREHWPAYAEGTLGPDFPLIAWARMDNMSTADGEAHSRQRKVVVGAFSPQRIAMLRPRVEQVVARALDELAEYAAERPGEPVDLKLRYAHLVSSRVIGELLGVPDGDPDGVLDRAGYVEPNPQKARAEFMALQGKIQTLVAAKRREPGEDLISDLIEALPGGCPVAHTGAAAESDAELVGLAQLVINTGAEPARNLIVNAVLALLAHPDQRALAVDGDVDWDDVVEETLRADAPVAHIPFRYATQDIEIAGVTIAKGDPVIVGYAATGRDPDLYGADAGDFDARRADKRHVAFGHGVHRCVGPALTRMEVRIAVEALFARFPGLRLAVEPDDLASQGTFIMNGRAELPVHLRTPEPPTSRKEQ
- a CDS encoding phosphopantetheine-binding protein, producing the protein MTTQQQPATADVAQRLAAIWTDVLGPGSDRPGATFFELNGQSIAAVRIAAAVEEQLGVTLDIGDLFEDPDLETLTRDIQARAGIRTREG